In Mytilus trossulus isolate FHL-02 chromosome 6, PNRI_Mtr1.1.1.hap1, whole genome shotgun sequence, a single window of DNA contains:
- the LOC134720603 gene encoding small conductance calcium-activated potassium channel protein 2-like isoform X6 translates to MSGSTVVEDPGIPLVDRRNGKYNKYVQDDSQNGSHADLSALGPPGKFDNISYRLSRRKLLIKRRRICVNIECTLALIGVIVMLVENELIFAHKITKADAVSIILKSGVSVSTLLLLMAVIGYHAIGIQLHMTDNSLEDWRLAVNFPFTFLKILIELMVCAIHPIPGNITTHVTDPKSEGHDVSIDAILSILMLMRFYLVGKFLVVHSRLLTNTATQSLGALNKVKINTVFIFKALMSTMPGTILIFIMIAILLSSTWAMRTCEIYYHPDPEHSTFFNCMWMIAITFLTVGYGDIYPNSYCGRFVAVSTGLMGVGTTALLVAVLAQKLEQSRAEKYVHNFVYRAQLDKERKHAASDVIKYVIQLWRMKKHSEVSDRKRIRLHGKLLQAISNMREAKNEKSSIGESAIGVIEISKSVNDVYEIVEKMEDTNKELKDQVNNMESKLSDMSTKMDALYTAMMRK, encoded by the coding sequence ATGAGTGGTAGTACTGTGGTGGAAGATCCGGGAATTCCACTAGTAGACCGCCGGAATGGGAAATATAATAAATACGTGCAAGACGACAGCCAGAACGGAAGTCATGCAGATCTATCAGCACTGGGGCCTCCTGGGAAATTTGATAATATTAGTTATCGACTAAGTCGACGAAAGTTACTGATCAAACGACGTCGGATTTGTGTGAATATAGAATGCACACTGGCCTTGATAGGGGTCATTGTCATGTTAGTAGAAAATGAACTTATATTTGCACACAAGATAACAAAAGCAGATGCAGTATCTATAATTTTAAAGAGCGGTGTATCCGTATCGACCCTCTTACTTTTAATGGCTGTAATTGGATACCACGCGATTGGCATACAACTGCACATGACCGACAATAGTCTAGAAGACTGGCGACTAGCAGTTAACTTTCcctttacatttttgaaaatcttaatcGAGCTGATGGTATGTGCTATTCATCCAATCCCAGGCAATATAACAACACACGTGACCGATCCTAAAAGTGAAGGTCATGATGTTTCTATAGATGCTATTTTATCAATTCTCATGCTGATGAGATTTTATTTAGTAGGGAAATTTCTGGTGGTGCACAGTCGACTTCTTACTAATACAGCTACACAGAGTCTGGGGGCATTAAACAAAGTCAAGATCAAtacagtttttattttcaaagcgTTAATGTCCACTATGCCAGGTACGATCCTTATATTTATCATGATTGCAATTCTACTCTCTAGCACGTGGGCAATGCGCACCTGCGAAATCTACTACCATCCTGATCCAGAGCATTCAACATTCTTCAACTGCATGTGGATGATAGCCATTACATTTTTAACCGTTGGATATGGTGATATTTACCCCAACTCTTACTGTGGTAGATTTGTCGCTGTATCGACTGGTTTAATGGGCGTTGGAACAACTGCGCTGTTAGTGGCTGTCCTAGCTCAGAAATTAGAACAATCTAGAGCTGAAAAATACGTACACAATTTTGTTTATAGAGCTCAGTTagataaagaaagaaaacacGCGGCGTCTGATGTTATTAAATACGTCATACAGTTATGGCGAATGAAAAAACATAGCGAAGTCAGCGACAGAAAGAGAATTCGATTACATGGAAAACTGTTGCAAGCTATTTCCAATATGAGAGAGGCTAAAAATGAGAAATCATCTATTGGCGAGAGTGCTATAGGTGTTATAGAAATATCCAAATCTGTCAATGACGTCTATGAAATCGTGGAAAAAATGGAGGATACGAATAAAGAATTGAAAGATCAAGTTAACAATATGGAATCTAAACTTTCAGATATGTCAACTAAAATGGACGCCTTATATACAGCCATGAtgagaaaatga
- the LOC134720603 gene encoding small conductance calcium-activated potassium channel protein 2-like isoform X3, whose amino-acid sequence MTGILGLDSKKKDGMSEPNKMSGSTVVEDPGIPLVDRRNGKYNKYVQDDSQNGSHADLSALGPPGKFDNISYRLSRRKLLIKRRRICVNIECTLALIGVIVMLVENELIFAHKITKADAVSIILKSGVSVSTLLLLMAVIGYHAIGIQLHMTDNSLEDWRLAVNFPFTFLKILIELMVCAIHPIPGNITTHVTDPKSEGHDVSIDAILSILMLMRFYLVGKFLVVHSRLLTNTATQSLGALNKVKINTVFIFKALMSTMPGTILIFIMIAILLSSTWAMRTCEIYYHPDPEHSTFFNCMWMIAITFLTVGYGDIYPNSYCGRFVAVSTGLMGVGTTALLVAVLAQKLEQSRAEKYVHNFVYRAQLDKERKHAASDVIKYVIQLWRMKKHSEVSDRKRIRLHGKLLQAISNMREAKNEKSSIGESAIGVIEISKSVNDVYEIVEKMEDTNKELKDQVNNMESKLSDMSTKMDALYTAMMRK is encoded by the coding sequence AATAAAATGAGTGGTAGTACTGTGGTGGAAGATCCGGGAATTCCACTAGTAGACCGCCGGAATGGGAAATATAATAAATACGTGCAAGACGACAGCCAGAACGGAAGTCATGCAGATCTATCAGCACTGGGGCCTCCTGGGAAATTTGATAATATTAGTTATCGACTAAGTCGACGAAAGTTACTGATCAAACGACGTCGGATTTGTGTGAATATAGAATGCACACTGGCCTTGATAGGGGTCATTGTCATGTTAGTAGAAAATGAACTTATATTTGCACACAAGATAACAAAAGCAGATGCAGTATCTATAATTTTAAAGAGCGGTGTATCCGTATCGACCCTCTTACTTTTAATGGCTGTAATTGGATACCACGCGATTGGCATACAACTGCACATGACCGACAATAGTCTAGAAGACTGGCGACTAGCAGTTAACTTTCcctttacatttttgaaaatcttaatcGAGCTGATGGTATGTGCTATTCATCCAATCCCAGGCAATATAACAACACACGTGACCGATCCTAAAAGTGAAGGTCATGATGTTTCTATAGATGCTATTTTATCAATTCTCATGCTGATGAGATTTTATTTAGTAGGGAAATTTCTGGTGGTGCACAGTCGACTTCTTACTAATACAGCTACACAGAGTCTGGGGGCATTAAACAAAGTCAAGATCAAtacagtttttattttcaaagcgTTAATGTCCACTATGCCAGGTACGATCCTTATATTTATCATGATTGCAATTCTACTCTCTAGCACGTGGGCAATGCGCACCTGCGAAATCTACTACCATCCTGATCCAGAGCATTCAACATTCTTCAACTGCATGTGGATGATAGCCATTACATTTTTAACCGTTGGATATGGTGATATTTACCCCAACTCTTACTGTGGTAGATTTGTCGCTGTATCGACTGGTTTAATGGGCGTTGGAACAACTGCGCTGTTAGTGGCTGTCCTAGCTCAGAAATTAGAACAATCTAGAGCTGAAAAATACGTACACAATTTTGTTTATAGAGCTCAGTTagataaagaaagaaaacacGCGGCGTCTGATGTTATTAAATACGTCATACAGTTATGGCGAATGAAAAAACATAGCGAAGTCAGCGACAGAAAGAGAATTCGATTACATGGAAAACTGTTGCAAGCTATTTCCAATATGAGAGAGGCTAAAAATGAGAAATCATCTATTGGCGAGAGTGCTATAGGTGTTATAGAAATATCCAAATCTGTCAATGACGTCTATGAAATCGTGGAAAAAATGGAGGATACGAATAAAGAATTGAAAGATCAAGTTAACAATATGGAATCTAAACTTTCAGATATGTCAACTAAAATGGACGCCTTATATACAGCCATGAtgagaaaatga
- the LOC134720603 gene encoding small conductance calcium-activated potassium channel protein 2-like isoform X2 has product MTIRQDDQRRAWSNIEDFNKMSGSTVVEDPGIPLVDRRNGKYNKYVQDDSQNGSHADLSALGPPGKFDNISYRLSRRKLLIKRRRICVNIECTLALIGVIVMLVENELIFAHKITKADAVSIILKSGVSVSTLLLLMAVIGYHAIGIQLHMTDNSLEDWRLAVNFPFTFLKILIELMVCAIHPIPGNITTHVTDPKSEGHDVSIDAILSILMLMRFYLVGKFLVVHSRLLTNTATQSLGALNKVKINTVFIFKALMSTMPGTILIFIMIAILLSSTWAMRTCEIYYHPDPEHSTFFNCMWMIAITFLTVGYGDIYPNSYCGRFVAVSTGLMGVGTTALLVAVLAQKLEQSRAEKYVHNFVYRAQLDKERKHAASDVIKYVIQLWRMKKHSEVSDRKRIRLHGKLLQAISNMREAKNEKSSIGESAIGVIEISKSVNDVYEIVEKMEDTNKELKDQVNNMESKLSDMSTKMDALYTAMMRK; this is encoded by the coding sequence AATAAAATGAGTGGTAGTACTGTGGTGGAAGATCCGGGAATTCCACTAGTAGACCGCCGGAATGGGAAATATAATAAATACGTGCAAGACGACAGCCAGAACGGAAGTCATGCAGATCTATCAGCACTGGGGCCTCCTGGGAAATTTGATAATATTAGTTATCGACTAAGTCGACGAAAGTTACTGATCAAACGACGTCGGATTTGTGTGAATATAGAATGCACACTGGCCTTGATAGGGGTCATTGTCATGTTAGTAGAAAATGAACTTATATTTGCACACAAGATAACAAAAGCAGATGCAGTATCTATAATTTTAAAGAGCGGTGTATCCGTATCGACCCTCTTACTTTTAATGGCTGTAATTGGATACCACGCGATTGGCATACAACTGCACATGACCGACAATAGTCTAGAAGACTGGCGACTAGCAGTTAACTTTCcctttacatttttgaaaatcttaatcGAGCTGATGGTATGTGCTATTCATCCAATCCCAGGCAATATAACAACACACGTGACCGATCCTAAAAGTGAAGGTCATGATGTTTCTATAGATGCTATTTTATCAATTCTCATGCTGATGAGATTTTATTTAGTAGGGAAATTTCTGGTGGTGCACAGTCGACTTCTTACTAATACAGCTACACAGAGTCTGGGGGCATTAAACAAAGTCAAGATCAAtacagtttttattttcaaagcgTTAATGTCCACTATGCCAGGTACGATCCTTATATTTATCATGATTGCAATTCTACTCTCTAGCACGTGGGCAATGCGCACCTGCGAAATCTACTACCATCCTGATCCAGAGCATTCAACATTCTTCAACTGCATGTGGATGATAGCCATTACATTTTTAACCGTTGGATATGGTGATATTTACCCCAACTCTTACTGTGGTAGATTTGTCGCTGTATCGACTGGTTTAATGGGCGTTGGAACAACTGCGCTGTTAGTGGCTGTCCTAGCTCAGAAATTAGAACAATCTAGAGCTGAAAAATACGTACACAATTTTGTTTATAGAGCTCAGTTagataaagaaagaaaacacGCGGCGTCTGATGTTATTAAATACGTCATACAGTTATGGCGAATGAAAAAACATAGCGAAGTCAGCGACAGAAAGAGAATTCGATTACATGGAAAACTGTTGCAAGCTATTTCCAATATGAGAGAGGCTAAAAATGAGAAATCATCTATTGGCGAGAGTGCTATAGGTGTTATAGAAATATCCAAATCTGTCAATGACGTCTATGAAATCGTGGAAAAAATGGAGGATACGAATAAAGAATTGAAAGATCAAGTTAACAATATGGAATCTAAACTTTCAGATATGTCAACTAAAATGGACGCCTTATATACAGCCATGAtgagaaaatga
- the LOC134720603 gene encoding small conductance calcium-activated potassium channel protein 2-like isoform X4: MYTCVEQVLVNKMSGSTVVEDPGIPLVDRRNGKYNKYVQDDSQNGSHADLSALGPPGKFDNISYRLSRRKLLIKRRRICVNIECTLALIGVIVMLVENELIFAHKITKADAVSIILKSGVSVSTLLLLMAVIGYHAIGIQLHMTDNSLEDWRLAVNFPFTFLKILIELMVCAIHPIPGNITTHVTDPKSEGHDVSIDAILSILMLMRFYLVGKFLVVHSRLLTNTATQSLGALNKVKINTVFIFKALMSTMPGTILIFIMIAILLSSTWAMRTCEIYYHPDPEHSTFFNCMWMIAITFLTVGYGDIYPNSYCGRFVAVSTGLMGVGTTALLVAVLAQKLEQSRAEKYVHNFVYRAQLDKERKHAASDVIKYVIQLWRMKKHSEVSDRKRIRLHGKLLQAISNMREAKNEKSSIGESAIGVIEISKSVNDVYEIVEKMEDTNKELKDQVNNMESKLSDMSTKMDALYTAMMRK; this comes from the exons ATGTACACATGTGTAGAACAAGTCTTAGTG AATAAAATGAGTGGTAGTACTGTGGTGGAAGATCCGGGAATTCCACTAGTAGACCGCCGGAATGGGAAATATAATAAATACGTGCAAGACGACAGCCAGAACGGAAGTCATGCAGATCTATCAGCACTGGGGCCTCCTGGGAAATTTGATAATATTAGTTATCGACTAAGTCGACGAAAGTTACTGATCAAACGACGTCGGATTTGTGTGAATATAGAATGCACACTGGCCTTGATAGGGGTCATTGTCATGTTAGTAGAAAATGAACTTATATTTGCACACAAGATAACAAAAGCAGATGCAGTATCTATAATTTTAAAGAGCGGTGTATCCGTATCGACCCTCTTACTTTTAATGGCTGTAATTGGATACCACGCGATTGGCATACAACTGCACATGACCGACAATAGTCTAGAAGACTGGCGACTAGCAGTTAACTTTCcctttacatttttgaaaatcttaatcGAGCTGATGGTATGTGCTATTCATCCAATCCCAGGCAATATAACAACACACGTGACCGATCCTAAAAGTGAAGGTCATGATGTTTCTATAGATGCTATTTTATCAATTCTCATGCTGATGAGATTTTATTTAGTAGGGAAATTTCTGGTGGTGCACAGTCGACTTCTTACTAATACAGCTACACAGAGTCTGGGGGCATTAAACAAAGTCAAGATCAAtacagtttttattttcaaagcgTTAATGTCCACTATGCCAGGTACGATCCTTATATTTATCATGATTGCAATTCTACTCTCTAGCACGTGGGCAATGCGCACCTGCGAAATCTACTACCATCCTGATCCAGAGCATTCAACATTCTTCAACTGCATGTGGATGATAGCCATTACATTTTTAACCGTTGGATATGGTGATATTTACCCCAACTCTTACTGTGGTAGATTTGTCGCTGTATCGACTGGTTTAATGGGCGTTGGAACAACTGCGCTGTTAGTGGCTGTCCTAGCTCAGAAATTAGAACAATCTAGAGCTGAAAAATACGTACACAATTTTGTTTATAGAGCTCAGTTagataaagaaagaaaacacGCGGCGTCTGATGTTATTAAATACGTCATACAGTTATGGCGAATGAAAAAACATAGCGAAGTCAGCGACAGAAAGAGAATTCGATTACATGGAAAACTGTTGCAAGCTATTTCCAATATGAGAGAGGCTAAAAATGAGAAATCATCTATTGGCGAGAGTGCTATAGGTGTTATAGAAATATCCAAATCTGTCAATGACGTCTATGAAATCGTGGAAAAAATGGAGGATACGAATAAAGAATTGAAAGATCAAGTTAACAATATGGAATCTAAACTTTCAGATATGTCAACTAAAATGGACGCCTTATATACAGCCATGAtgagaaaatga
- the LOC134720603 gene encoding small conductance calcium-activated potassium channel protein 2-like isoform X5: MMDKRNKMSGSTVVEDPGIPLVDRRNGKYNKYVQDDSQNGSHADLSALGPPGKFDNISYRLSRRKLLIKRRRICVNIECTLALIGVIVMLVENELIFAHKITKADAVSIILKSGVSVSTLLLLMAVIGYHAIGIQLHMTDNSLEDWRLAVNFPFTFLKILIELMVCAIHPIPGNITTHVTDPKSEGHDVSIDAILSILMLMRFYLVGKFLVVHSRLLTNTATQSLGALNKVKINTVFIFKALMSTMPGTILIFIMIAILLSSTWAMRTCEIYYHPDPEHSTFFNCMWMIAITFLTVGYGDIYPNSYCGRFVAVSTGLMGVGTTALLVAVLAQKLEQSRAEKYVHNFVYRAQLDKERKHAASDVIKYVIQLWRMKKHSEVSDRKRIRLHGKLLQAISNMREAKNEKSSIGESAIGVIEISKSVNDVYEIVEKMEDTNKELKDQVNNMESKLSDMSTKMDALYTAMMRK; encoded by the exons ATGATGGACAAACGA AATAAAATGAGTGGTAGTACTGTGGTGGAAGATCCGGGAATTCCACTAGTAGACCGCCGGAATGGGAAATATAATAAATACGTGCAAGACGACAGCCAGAACGGAAGTCATGCAGATCTATCAGCACTGGGGCCTCCTGGGAAATTTGATAATATTAGTTATCGACTAAGTCGACGAAAGTTACTGATCAAACGACGTCGGATTTGTGTGAATATAGAATGCACACTGGCCTTGATAGGGGTCATTGTCATGTTAGTAGAAAATGAACTTATATTTGCACACAAGATAACAAAAGCAGATGCAGTATCTATAATTTTAAAGAGCGGTGTATCCGTATCGACCCTCTTACTTTTAATGGCTGTAATTGGATACCACGCGATTGGCATACAACTGCACATGACCGACAATAGTCTAGAAGACTGGCGACTAGCAGTTAACTTTCcctttacatttttgaaaatcttaatcGAGCTGATGGTATGTGCTATTCATCCAATCCCAGGCAATATAACAACACACGTGACCGATCCTAAAAGTGAAGGTCATGATGTTTCTATAGATGCTATTTTATCAATTCTCATGCTGATGAGATTTTATTTAGTAGGGAAATTTCTGGTGGTGCACAGTCGACTTCTTACTAATACAGCTACACAGAGTCTGGGGGCATTAAACAAAGTCAAGATCAAtacagtttttattttcaaagcgTTAATGTCCACTATGCCAGGTACGATCCTTATATTTATCATGATTGCAATTCTACTCTCTAGCACGTGGGCAATGCGCACCTGCGAAATCTACTACCATCCTGATCCAGAGCATTCAACATTCTTCAACTGCATGTGGATGATAGCCATTACATTTTTAACCGTTGGATATGGTGATATTTACCCCAACTCTTACTGTGGTAGATTTGTCGCTGTATCGACTGGTTTAATGGGCGTTGGAACAACTGCGCTGTTAGTGGCTGTCCTAGCTCAGAAATTAGAACAATCTAGAGCTGAAAAATACGTACACAATTTTGTTTATAGAGCTCAGTTagataaagaaagaaaacacGCGGCGTCTGATGTTATTAAATACGTCATACAGTTATGGCGAATGAAAAAACATAGCGAAGTCAGCGACAGAAAGAGAATTCGATTACATGGAAAACTGTTGCAAGCTATTTCCAATATGAGAGAGGCTAAAAATGAGAAATCATCTATTGGCGAGAGTGCTATAGGTGTTATAGAAATATCCAAATCTGTCAATGACGTCTATGAAATCGTGGAAAAAATGGAGGATACGAATAAAGAATTGAAAGATCAAGTTAACAATATGGAATCTAAACTTTCAGATATGTCAACTAAAATGGACGCCTTATATACAGCCATGAtgagaaaatga
- the LOC134720603 gene encoding small conductance calcium-activated potassium channel protein 2-like isoform X1: protein MAEKYMDTRLRIRQVFINAINKMSGSTVVEDPGIPLVDRRNGKYNKYVQDDSQNGSHADLSALGPPGKFDNISYRLSRRKLLIKRRRICVNIECTLALIGVIVMLVENELIFAHKITKADAVSIILKSGVSVSTLLLLMAVIGYHAIGIQLHMTDNSLEDWRLAVNFPFTFLKILIELMVCAIHPIPGNITTHVTDPKSEGHDVSIDAILSILMLMRFYLVGKFLVVHSRLLTNTATQSLGALNKVKINTVFIFKALMSTMPGTILIFIMIAILLSSTWAMRTCEIYYHPDPEHSTFFNCMWMIAITFLTVGYGDIYPNSYCGRFVAVSTGLMGVGTTALLVAVLAQKLEQSRAEKYVHNFVYRAQLDKERKHAASDVIKYVIQLWRMKKHSEVSDRKRIRLHGKLLQAISNMREAKNEKSSIGESAIGVIEISKSVNDVYEIVEKMEDTNKELKDQVNNMESKLSDMSTKMDALYTAMMRK from the coding sequence AATAAAATGAGTGGTAGTACTGTGGTGGAAGATCCGGGAATTCCACTAGTAGACCGCCGGAATGGGAAATATAATAAATACGTGCAAGACGACAGCCAGAACGGAAGTCATGCAGATCTATCAGCACTGGGGCCTCCTGGGAAATTTGATAATATTAGTTATCGACTAAGTCGACGAAAGTTACTGATCAAACGACGTCGGATTTGTGTGAATATAGAATGCACACTGGCCTTGATAGGGGTCATTGTCATGTTAGTAGAAAATGAACTTATATTTGCACACAAGATAACAAAAGCAGATGCAGTATCTATAATTTTAAAGAGCGGTGTATCCGTATCGACCCTCTTACTTTTAATGGCTGTAATTGGATACCACGCGATTGGCATACAACTGCACATGACCGACAATAGTCTAGAAGACTGGCGACTAGCAGTTAACTTTCcctttacatttttgaaaatcttaatcGAGCTGATGGTATGTGCTATTCATCCAATCCCAGGCAATATAACAACACACGTGACCGATCCTAAAAGTGAAGGTCATGATGTTTCTATAGATGCTATTTTATCAATTCTCATGCTGATGAGATTTTATTTAGTAGGGAAATTTCTGGTGGTGCACAGTCGACTTCTTACTAATACAGCTACACAGAGTCTGGGGGCATTAAACAAAGTCAAGATCAAtacagtttttattttcaaagcgTTAATGTCCACTATGCCAGGTACGATCCTTATATTTATCATGATTGCAATTCTACTCTCTAGCACGTGGGCAATGCGCACCTGCGAAATCTACTACCATCCTGATCCAGAGCATTCAACATTCTTCAACTGCATGTGGATGATAGCCATTACATTTTTAACCGTTGGATATGGTGATATTTACCCCAACTCTTACTGTGGTAGATTTGTCGCTGTATCGACTGGTTTAATGGGCGTTGGAACAACTGCGCTGTTAGTGGCTGTCCTAGCTCAGAAATTAGAACAATCTAGAGCTGAAAAATACGTACACAATTTTGTTTATAGAGCTCAGTTagataaagaaagaaaacacGCGGCGTCTGATGTTATTAAATACGTCATACAGTTATGGCGAATGAAAAAACATAGCGAAGTCAGCGACAGAAAGAGAATTCGATTACATGGAAAACTGTTGCAAGCTATTTCCAATATGAGAGAGGCTAAAAATGAGAAATCATCTATTGGCGAGAGTGCTATAGGTGTTATAGAAATATCCAAATCTGTCAATGACGTCTATGAAATCGTGGAAAAAATGGAGGATACGAATAAAGAATTGAAAGATCAAGTTAACAATATGGAATCTAAACTTTCAGATATGTCAACTAAAATGGACGCCTTATATACAGCCATGAtgagaaaatga